In Macaca nemestrina isolate mMacNem1 chromosome 14, mMacNem.hap1, whole genome shotgun sequence, the sequence aaaaaaaaaaaaaaaaaaaaaagaaaagaaaaaggaaagaaaagaaaaaagaaataaggtacATTTGCGGAAGTATAATGACTAACTCTGTCAGATGTTATCTTATGTGTAAAAGAGGCAAGGATTAGTGTAATTTATCATTTAAGGAATATAGTAACTCAGCCAGGAGACATGGGGGCCCGTGTGTCCTATTCTGTTTTATCTTCAAAACATCTTTCTGGTCCTGTTTCTTACatcagaacagaacagaattTCTGTACCTTCTTTCCAACCCCACTGCGAAGTCAATCAAATGAAAATGTCCTGAGCCATGAATCCAGCTCCTGGAGTGTGGAATCTTTCTATCAAGAAAAATTCTGGCATTATTTTATGTTCTCAGCACTCGCTGGACTCTAAGAGGTCACCTGGTCCTTTCCTCAGCCCACAAGATTCCTGAAGAAGAGCAGTAACTCAGAGGTTTTACTCTGCAGCCCTGACTGGATTCAAATATCCTGTCTGTGTGTTAACAGGGGCATGACTTTTGGCTCAGAGACTTTGGgactctctgagcttcagtttggcCAATATAAAATGGAATTAGTAACAGCGAGGAGTGAGTGAAGCAATGACAAGGGCCTGTCATATTGTAAACTCAAACTCTGGCTTCCTATTTCCCTATTCACCGTGGACTGGGAGATGTCTCCGTGCCAAGTTGACCCCCTCCCCAACTCCGCACACGCTGGCCCTTTTCCCTAATCATCTCCCACCGCCTGCATCCCCCACTATGCTTTCCTGGGTAACTTCTTATTCTTcagatcttattttattttttaaaaattaattgtattttatttattttttttttgatggagaatcttgctgtgtcgcccaggctggagtgtagtggcgcaatctcggcttactgcaacctcagctcccgggttcaggcgattctcctacctcagcctcctgagtaactggaattacaggcgtgcgccatcacgcccggaTTTTCagtagatatgaggtttcaccaggttggtcaggctggtctcaaatttctgacctcgtgatccgccggcctcagcctttcaaagtgctggggttataggcgtgagccaccgcgactggcctattttaattttttaattttaatttttttgagacagagtcttgctctgtcaccctggctgcagtgcagtgtcacgacctcgactcactgcagcctccacctcccgggttcaagcgattctcgtgcctcagcctaccaactgtgattacaggcgcgtaccaccacgcccagctaatttttgtatttttagtaaagacggggtttcaccacgccggccaggctggtctcgaactcctcacctgaAGTGATcggtccacctcggcctcccaaagtgctgggattacaggctcgtgagccactgcgcctggctttcaGATCTTATCTCAAACACCACTTCCTTGGTACAGCATTCAGAGACACATCCACATCCCTCTCCCGCTACTAAAGGTTCCTTCCTACGGCACCCTGCATTTTTCCTTCATGACTTTATCACAGTTTGTAACtgtctatttattttaattaacctGTCTGTGTCCATAAACTGTGAGCTCCGCCGGGACCTGCTCTCTGCTATGTCCTCAGTATCAACAGTGGTCTAGGATCACAGCAGgctttcatcaaatatttatgggAAACAGTCCAGTCCATTCCTGAACTCGGGTTCAGAAAAGGATAGCGATCTGTCCAAAATCACACAGGTTAGCGGTAGACTTGATCCCAAGTCTCCTAACTGGCACCCCAAGACTCTACCCCTGGAACTGGCAAGAATCTTTCTAAACTACCCCCCGATAAAATTTTGAGTGCCAAAGAAACTCCCAGAAAGGGAAGGAGTGAGCAGTGTGGAGAGTAGGAGGAAAGTGATTTGACTTGGCCCCTTCTCTCTTAACGTTAATGTGAGCATACTACAAACTGAGGGACTATAGCAATGACGACGTGGCAGAGCGGCTACACTGAGCGAACCGATGACCCGGCAGTCATCAAAAGAGGTTGGGGAGGGTAGAGGGGAGGAGAGTGGAGACCCTGCGCAGGCGCGGTCGAGGCGCTCCGCTCCTTTCTCCTCTGCCCCGCCCTATCTCTTCTAATCACAGAAGTCCAAGAGCGGTCAGCTGATGCTACGCTGCGCGGTCACGTGACAACGGGGGAGGGGCGAAGCGCAGGCGCAAGGAGCAGGCGCAGATGGTGGGCGGCTGTGTCAGCTGACCCAAGGGGCCTTCGAGGTGCTTTAGGCGGCTTGCCTTGGTCTCAGAATCGCTGCCGCCATGGCTAGTCAGTCGCAGGGGATTCAGCAGCTGCTGCAGGCCGAGAAGCGGGCAGCCGAGAAGGTGTCCGAGGCCCGTAAAAGTGAGTTTCAGGGTGGTGCTGCCCAGCGTGGCGCGAGTCGAAGGAAGACCGCTGGGCCGCAGGTGGTGGGTAGATTAGGCCCGAAAAACTGCGGGGTGCGGCCTTGGGTATAGTCGCAGAAGGTTGTGTGTTTCGAAGCTCTGAGGAGCTGAGGCTCTGGAAGGCTTGCGAATCGCCTGGAAGCCACGATGTGAGATGGTAAATTGGGCGTGGAAACAGTGATGGGTTACCGTCCTTGGGGCCTGGAGGCATGTGAAGTGGGCTCTCCAAACGGAGCTCTTTGTTCTTCCCCTCTCCCACTTAACGGCTCTGGGGTGGTCAGTCTCGGTGAATGGAGCCAGCATCCACACGGTTGCTTGGTCTGGAAACCTGGAGTCCTACttgcctcttctccctccctcgtTTGCCACCTTTAGTCAGTCGCCAAGGCTTGCGTATCTTTCACTTTTTCCTCCATGTCTACTACCAGCGTCTTAGTCCAGGACACTAGTTTCTCTAAAGGTACTGTGACTGTCTAAATcgttgatttgtgtgtgtgtgtgtgtgtggtggcggggaggtgtctgtgtttctgtgtaATATGTGGCAAGCGCAGTGCCCAGTGCATCAGTTGTCTCCCCTAACGTGGCATTCAGTGTCGCAGTGAAGGAAGCAGGTATTGGATCGCTTAATTAATTGCAGGAGAGATGAGGGCTGGAGTGGAGAAATGGAAGGTTGCTAAAGAATTTAAACAGGTGAGTTTAATCTAGACTGGGGAGTGGAGGAACCCGTTCTAGTCCCCTCCAGTCAATCCATTCTCTCTGCAATCAGTCATCCTTCTAAAATGCAAAGATTTGACTTCCTGCTGgcaaggaacaaaataaataaatgcagatatGATTTTCCTACCGCCTTTGCAGTCAGACGTTTAGTGCCTGCAGAAGAAAGCTCAAATTCCTTAATGAAGTTGGGGAGGCTCCCGTGGGTCAGGCTTGGTCCTTTCCTCTAGCCATACTGAATCATTGTGGTCCCTTAGAAGCACCATGATTTCTTTCATCTGCAGGTCTTTGCACACGCTGTTTCCTCTGATGGGAGAAGCCTTTTCCAATTCTCCTCGCCTTTGTTCTCTGACCCTTAGTCTTCCATCAGACCTGAAAATTTAGGAAGCACTTCTTCGGGGAAGCCTTTCCTGACTCATGCTTCTCACCCAGATTAGGCTTGGAGTCCCTCCCAAGTGCTGATTTCTGCCACGGCCGTGCAATAACCTGTTTGTTTATATGGCTCAGTCACTCGACTAAGCTGGAGAACAGAAACTATGTCTCATTTAACTTTATGTATCCAGTTTCCTATCTGGTGAGAAAGATGCTTctttccctattttacagatggtaaaaatgaggctcagaaatgATTTGTCCATACTCTGGGAAGCAACATAGTTGGGACTCAGAAGCCTCTTTTTCCATGCAAGGATAAGATACTGATCTTAGTAGTTCTTGGTGGTTCTCCTAGTATAGGAGTTACTCTATCTGACATCCAACTAGATTGCAAGCATGTCTCTTCTACTTGTGCAATTAGGGGTTGTGTGGTACTTGGAAAGCTTTTTTTGAGGGTGTTGGGAATGGGAGGAAGCCTTTTGTTCTTGCTCCGGTGACTGGAAAGTTCTTTGTTATTCCCAGAATATTTCCAGTCATGCCCTCGATAGAGTATTTTCAGAATGACTTCTCAGAGTTTGTGTTCTGATGGCTCATCAGTAACAGAAGTTGTGTCTGTCCGGAGGGATAGGAGAATAGATTGGGgaagtgcagaaaaaaaaaatgcttggaaTATTGTAAGAATAATTCTGAGTACCCTGGCCAGGTAGGATTTATGTTTTATACCTTTATCCTGTCAAGCCTGGTGCAGGGTTTTGTGTATCTCAGGTAGCtgtgaatttgttttaaaaagtattagtttggctgggcgtggtggctcatacctgtaatcccagcactttgagagaccgatatgggtgtatcacctgaggttgagagtttgtgaccagcctgggcaatatggagaaactccgtgtctactaagaatacaaaaattagctgcgcgtggtggtgtgcgcgtgtagtcccagctacttgggaggctgagacaggagaaacgcttgaacccaggaggcaggggttgcagtgagctgagatcatgccactgtactccaccctggggaACAGACGGAGACACCgtgtcccccctcccccccaaaaaaggtaTTAGTTTACGGCTAACATAcgtctcagtttttttttttttttttgaagacagtctcactccgtcactcaggctggagtgcaatggcaccatcttggctcgctccaacctccacctcccgagatCAAGAGATtttgtgcctcaggctcccaagtagctgggcttacaggtgcccgccaccatgcctctctctattaaaatacaaaaacatataaattaatcagtacataaataaatacaaaataaatttttgtattttagtagagacagggttttaccatgttggccgggttcGTCTCAaactctcggcctcccaaagtgctgggattacagatgtgagtcgcTGTGCCTGTCCTGTCTCAGAATTGTTAATAGTTAGGAGCAGAGGTATTCGGAAGAACTGCAGTTTGAAAAATTGCCTTTCTTGATTTATAATTATGGTTGACTTGCCCAGTTAAGAGTTGGGAAGAGGCAGTATGTAAAATGGTCCCAtccaattttttaatgaaatcattGTGTTGGaccttacatttatttttttatttatttttattgttttgagacggagtctcgcttcatcacccccaggctggagggcagtggtgtcagctgactgcaacctctgtctcttgggttcaagtgattcttctgactcaggctcccgagtagcgctcgccaccacgcccagctagtttttgtgtttttagtagaaacggggtttcaccatattggccagactggtctcgaactcctgaccttgtgatccgcccatcttggcctcccgaagtgctgggattacaggcgtgagccaacacgcctggcctggaccttaaaatttttaaagactttgtgTTAATGGCATATTTCATTGGAGTGAAACAAAACACTGGCTCCCATATGTAAGGCCCAAGAAAAACAAGATTTAAGAGAAATACgattttctgtttaaatatttttttattttgaggccCCTATCAAAATTGAATGTTGAAGATGTTTGCCAAAGGCAGTAAACGGTATTATCTTGAGTTATAAATGCAGGGAGCCATGGGAGTTGGGAGTGATGTCTTGTGGAGCTACTGCATAATGTTTGGGCCATGAGTGTTTTTTGTAGATTGTTggttttgaaaatatctttagCTTTGAAATATAGCCCATTATAGCTTATGGGAGGATGGCATGTGAAGGATTGGGGTACAGGTGGCCGAAGCAGACAGTAATAGGCCAGAAATAATACTGGAGTGAACGTGGACTTGCAGAAATAGTCTTTGGAGTGCTTAGAGAGAGACCTGTTAATTGTTTCAGACTAGCATCAGGGAATGTTGATGTCATGGGTCACTTCATTACAGGTCCAAAGTTCTGTTCTTAATCAGGAGGTAGAAGgttaagtttattttcatttatccaCACGGGCTCTAGACAGTTGATATACAATGATGTATAACAAAGCCTAATTTTAGATCCAGGATGTCTTTTGCTCTGAATTAAATAAATAGGATGATGGATGGTCTAGaacccctcttttttttttttttttttttggtgagtgGAGACTCAAAGCAGAGGGTATATGTTGGCTGTCCTTGTGGTCTGTTTTCATGTAGGCTCTGACCAAACCTAGAGATTTTTTCCAGCTGTATGTTAAGCCACTCACTTCTAGAAACCAAAATAcctgtgtctcctcttctctcAGCTGCTTGTGCAGTCTGACTGTACAGTGTTCCTCATTCAGCATTCCTTCGCAAGTCACCACTGTCATTACTTCCTTGTGACAGGCACTGCTTTTAGTTTCCAATGTTACATCATCTGGTTCATTAGTTACATTATAGGTTGATGTCCTTGGGAGCTTATTAGGCTTCTTGCTAAGCATCTAAGTAGGGTTGCAGCTTTAATGAGCAGCATACTTACATGTTTACTTCTGGAGAAGAGTTCCCTAGATGGTTAATGTTACTCATTCTATGTTCGTTCTTAATAGTTGAGATTGAGAGAATATTCTGACACATTCTATaattttttcccatctttttaaTGGGCTGTAGTTATAGAAggtattcatttttgttttgtcacTTTCTAGTTAAGTACAGCCTATAGGAGGGAGGAACCTGTACTATTTGTTAGCTCTGCATTCCCTCTTTCCCATGCACATCTCTTCAGACTGTGTCATAATTTATTCTTGGTTTATTGTTATAATATACCATCTGAGTCTCTGCTTGCTTTTCTACTTTTAACCACTTCCTGATATAGCTCTCTCctttgaaaacaggaaagaaccggaggctgaagcaggccaAAGAAGAAGCTCAGGCTGAAATTGAACAGTACCGCCTGCAGAGGGAGAAAGAATTCAAGGCCAAGGAAGCTGCGGTGGGGcaccatttgtttttgttgctgcttTCGTCTCCTAATCCCCCGTCCCACCAAGGCTTTCAAAATAGCCAGCATAGCTCAGAGATCCTGGTTGAATTTTGAAAATGTGGTAGTCATGTGTTTTATTGACTGCTTAGGCATCTGTCTCTTAGGATGATCAGTTTTTCCACTCATATTGAGTcctaattttcatttattcactcatttgacACATATCTGTTAGGCAGTTAACATGTCTCAGGTACTGTGCTAGATGCTAGAAATCAGCTGTGACCAGGAAGAGACATGGTCCCTTCCCTCATGGAGTGTAGCTTACCATCTGGTGGCCAGGGAGACTCAGTAATACAGTACAAATCATGCAGAGCTACAACTGAAAAGTGCTATGACGGTTGTAAACAAATCAAATGGAGCCCCACTTtagtatagtatatatagtacAGACATTTACCAGTGATACAGGCTACAGTATGGTGCATCCAATAATAGTACAAAAACAGAGAGTACAGAGGAGGCACGGACAATTGTGGAAAGGGGAAAGGACAGAGGAGGGCTTCACAGAGAAAAGGAACTATCAGGACTCTTGGGTGCAGGtaacaaaatataattaaaactgaTTCTAAATGGAATGTAATGG encodes:
- the LOC105487083 gene encoding V-type proton ATPase subunit G 1, producing the protein MASQSQGIQQLLQAEKRAAEKVSEARKRKNRRLKQAKEEAQAEIEQYRLQREKEFKAKEAAALGSHGSCSTEVEKETQEKMTILQTYFRQNRDEVLDNLLAFVCDIRPEIHENYRING